In one window of Pieris brassicae chromosome 10, ilPieBrab1.1, whole genome shotgun sequence DNA:
- the LOC123715676 gene encoding zinc finger protein 136-like: MEELCPGCLCSGRKLTYISGTSVYYFYKQIVDEIAAPEVLPQLSKVCWECTALLRRFQCFQQQVKCCYLELLMCVQQNSQQSLSKPSHLQCQSAVTISFPEVKVDVEIKEETEEVHCEPETFVNQLTWGDNLEKDVLPCERQDIVKKAHKAENKQNLKGKTKKKQKKRLKLKRKTKLKKETSESDHDFDNDETDFQIEDVKVDQNIEQDIDQNVIKENLDKNEINLENETKDKEQSGTEVNETQVELDEDVPDIRNDVSVKVNVRNREQLPERPQCVECGKVFSSRKTYRYHLNVLHKGQNRHPCPKCGKVYQWKSNLGRHMRSHKARDSGELYCVKCDKSFASVATYRQHIRVSRRHVSESEFTFTCDECGKKFVSKTRLRDHVDWEHLNKIKFRCQLCNKPFKCHTSLYVHLQNVHRNKERRDNLCHVCGKSYQNAAKLKYHIVAMHTSETPYQCADCDAAFGWYSSLYRHIREVHYKMKIQAKKSKKDKKLQLQELIPLPSEAPGP, encoded by the exons atggaagAATTGTGTCCCGGCTGCCTCTGTTCAGGAAGAAAATTAACTTACATTAGCGGAACGTctgtttactatttttacaaacaaattgtTGATGAAATTGCT gCTCCAGAAGTGCTACCGCAACTTTCAAAGGTTTGTTGGGAATGTACAGCGTTGCTCCGTCGATTCCAATGTTTCCAACAGCAAGTCAAGTGCTGTTATCTTGAGTTACTAATGTGTGTACAGCAG AATTCACAACAATCACTATCAAAACCATCACACCTTCAATGTCAGTCAGCAGTCACTATTAGCTTTCCAGAAGTGAAAGTAGATGTGGAGATTAAAGAGGAAACAGAAGAAGTTCATTGTGAACCAGAAACATTTGTTAATCAGCTAACTTGGGGAgataatttagaaaaa gATGTGCTACCCTGTGAACGTCAAGACATTGTGAAGAAAGCTCATAAGgcagaaaataaacaaaatcttaaaggcaaa ACAAAGAAAAAGCAGAAAAAGagacttaaattaaaaagaaaaactaaattaaaaaaagaaacatctGAGAGTGACCATGATTTTGACAATGATGAGACTGATTTTCAAATTGAGGATGTAAAAGTAGATCAAAATATTGAACAAGACATAGACCAAAATGttataaaggaaaatttagataaaaatgaaataaatttggaGAACGAAACTAAGGACAAAGAGCAATCAGGGACAGAAGTAAATGAAACACAGGTTGAGTTGGATGAAGATGTACCTGACATAAGGAATGATGTTTCAGTG AAAGTGAATGTAAGAAATAGAGAACAATTACCCGAGAGGCCTCAATGTGTTGAATGTGGGAAAGTGTTCAGTTCAAGAAAGACATATCGTTATCATCTAAA TGTATTACATAAAGGGCAGAATCGTCACCCGTGTCCGAAATGCGGTAAAGTGTATCAATGGAAATCGAACCTGGGAAGACATATGCGAAGTCATAAG gcGCGTGATAGTGGTGAATTGTATTGTGTGAAATGCGACAAGTCTTTTGCGTCTGTGGCGACGTACAGACAGCATATACGGGTGTCCAGGCGACATGTGTCGGAAAGTGAATTTAC tttcacGTGCGACGAGTGCGGAAAGAAGTTCGTGAGCAAGACACGCTTGCGTGACCATGTTGATTGGGAacatctaaataaaattaaattccgCTGTCAGCTGTGTAATAAG CCGTTTAAGTGCCACACGTCGCTATACGTACACCTTCAGAACGTGCACAGGAATAAAGAAAGGAGAGACAACTTGTGCCATGTTTGTGGGAAATCATATCAG aatgcagcaaaattaaaataccacATAGTGGCGATGCACACGAGTGAGACGCCATATCAGTGCGCGGACTGCGACGCCGCCTTTGGGTGGTACTCCTCGTTGTACCGGCACATACGAGAAGTGCATTACAAG atGAAAATTCAAGCAAAGAAAAGTAAGAAggataaaaaattacagttgCAAGAATTGATTCCGCTACCCTCGGAAGCCCCGGGACCTTAG
- the LOC123715308 gene encoding zinc finger protein 675-like isoform X2 produces MNENSFIRNICDGCLSKDRVLKSFSYEFLYLYSQLLGTQIDVKTIKMCWECCAVLRKMENHSLSKLKQTKCLIIDYSSHEIENKDVKTEDESLYKSLGMQDISKQDISHNFYNNSETDLHKNNDVKCELFSHNYETEFDYVDTECIDVLSVDENIVKTLEEFDESDEEPLRNKKIKTKEKIKKETKKREKASGVVINSRVMKKLQQLNVNSDHLEMVLLSWEEVESERQATLQNPKFVRHAHKCHQCALGFNHACKLDEHMKKHQPSVGSVECDSCHIQCKDKQALASHRRRHRVRWRCVVCGGSWSRASVAADHVHRHHAGPTPTHTCNMCGHRDTTLGKLRNHIKKVHSGQHKCELCDKVFRDKTSLRKHLFIHSGVKEYSCSECGKQFLFKKAMEIHLVTHQSPAYMYCYQCDMTFKNQMSYNQHMKYNLKHIDPDKLKYACKLCDKKFVKAKRLEEHNMAVHLKITHIQCPVTGCTFACSSRAVLRSHRRAIHAQHVTSRNHVCDMCGKAYTTKKSLEGHLRMHSGERPFRCTKCPAAFGYESALYNHNKLVHLKHKLNRSRAQANSNWIEVPTD; encoded by the exons atgaatgaaaactcctttataagaaatatatgtgATGGATGTTTAAGTAAAGATCGTGTCCTAAAAAGTTTTAGCTatgaatttttgtatttatactCCCAACTACTTGGAACTCAG ATTGATGTGAAGACCATAAAGATGTGTTGGGAATGTTGTGCTGTGTTAAGAAAG ATGGAAAACCACTCACTATCAAAACTAAAGCAAACTAAATGCCTCATAATTGATTATTCAAGTCATGAAATAGAGAACAAAGATGTTAAAACTGAAGATGAATCTCTGTATAAGTCACTAGGAATGCAAGATATTTCAAAACAGGATAtttctcataatttttataacaatagtgAAActgatttacataaaaataatgatgtaAAGTGTGAATTATTTAGCCATAATTACGAGACTGAATTTGATTATGTTGATACAGAGTGTATTGATGTTTTAAGT GTagatgaaaatattgttaagaCTCTTGAAGAGTTTGATGAATCAGATGAGGAACCCCTGCGgaataaaaagataaagacAAAGGAGAAAATCAAGAAAGAGA cCAAGAAACGAGAGAAAGCATCTGGTGTTGTGATAAATTCCCGAGTGATGAAAAAGCTTCAACAACTGAATGTCAATAGTGATCACCTCGAAATGGTGTTGCTAAGTTGGGAAGag GTGGAAAGTGAGCGTCAAGCGACGTTACAGAATCCGAAATTCGTGCGTCACGCCCACAAATGCCACCAATGTGCACTTGGCTTTAACCATGCTTGTAAACTAGATGAACATATGAAGAAACATCAACCG tCCGTGGGTAGTGTGGAATGTGACTCGTGTCATATTCAATGTAAAGACAAACAGGCGCTGGCCTCACATCGGCGAAGACATCGAGTAAG atGGCGTTGCGTTGTATGCGGTGGTAGTTGGTCCCGTGCAAGCGTAGCCGCGGATCACGTGCACAGACATCACGCGGGACCGACGCCAACCCACACGTGTAATATGTGCGGACATCGGGACAC GACATTAGGCAAACTACGAAATCACATCAAAAAGGTCCACTCCGGTCAGCATAAATGCGAACTTTGTGATAAAGTATTTCGGGATAAGACATCTCTCAGAAAACATTTGTT taTCCACAGTGGTGTAAAAGAATATTCGTGTAGTGAGTGTGGGAAgcagtttttatttaagaaggcGATGGAAATACACCTAGTGACGCATCAGTCGCCGGCCTATATGTATTGCTATCAG TGCGACATGACGTTCAAAAATCAAATGTCATACAACCAACATATGAAGTACAATCTCAAGCATATAGATCCAGATAAGCTCAA gtacGCTTGCAAATTGTGCGATAAAAAATTTGTAAAGGCAAAGCGACTTGAAGAACACAACATGGCGGTGCATTTAAAGATAACACATATACAATGTCCCGTCACTGGGTGCACTTTT GCGTGTTCGTCCCGTGCCGTGCTAAGGTCCCACCGTCGAGCGATACACGCGCAACACGTGACGTCACGGAATCACGTGTGTGATATGTGCGGGAAGGCTTATACT aCAAAGAAAAGTCTAGAAGGCCACTTGCGCATGCACAGCGGTGAGCGTCCGTTCCGTTGTACGAAATGTCCCGCCGCATTTGGCTACGAGAGCGCCCTCTATAACCACAATAAGCTCGTACATTTAAAGCATAag CTAAACCGTAGCCGAGCCCAGGCAAACTCAAACTGGATCGAAGTTCCTACagattaa
- the LOC123715079 gene encoding atrophin-1-like, with product MHFELVVLWLVAVAAEDTPEVSKDEQDLVAEGSQKSPQAQNREGLSNSYGEPLPPDAYGPPRDIINSIPDSPVPVPVYGVPETIFLDTPPGAYGPPAPVVFPNQNYEGPPPPIKPKPIYGPPKFHPPKISYGPPKPVYGPPKKSYGPPKHSLPKINYGTPFKPPKISYPKLVYGAPKPIYGPPKPVYGPPKVTYGAPLDVQNVQFPLPQSFGTIGIGANVGSTFSTVETSIGTNFGSVDLPAPIYGTPFPNLPVNLKPNFPVPSDSYGPPGLPLGSIGQNDQVVVQDFGSIGHYGPPQPDPNPRPPHPGIPAPPTPPHVLYDGWRPIPGVSKPIIDNLDHSVNIQGHIDLDQYGPPPPPPPVIQSLEVQSLPSIQSVPQFSGAQISSGYSTVHQDALSNIDLNAIVGGDSNHIDQSKTVFEAHYTEKNPQDVSFIQNLPNLKATDAYGPPEPLSFPVSIRQQGAKGLIPPSGVYGVPPGSQYGAPPRPLPSNLPIPYGSVSGGGHSLNTGGNGPRHPIKFRESVPEGLIQQIGQISQHKDHHSIDHLKVGPAYLPPPVREVKDINQQTGNFGVNNLALSIEPTNLYSLPHAGNPVNFQVQPSNLYGSPIDSYSVPLHTVGDNTASGSSTNAVTASLDGNILANLSNLEAAAILKHCPYHEAILKAAQSGEKIPADLASKYVASLSSLGATLLKNKQVLLSPQNAFNTPAPGAESVSYNSKDLSTASHSLVQTILPSNHIDSEKTVRSTVQNGKSLDEKQHFKQNSIQSVSDQIYQTSEKIKNLSEETKQLQQKIFTSSQSLNHDTFNIPIDSNSPSFSVQIQSSQGKGKPIIPHEQLLSEGLLQSILQAIEQPQIPNQQVNQKQVFQIQNYQPNFNQDGLVLPAGYEPIDRTKSKDLDTQSSNKVHIKSDHTECDLRTDNSIRHEIVVPPPGVSLDKVDDVDNDVAIYFDQKDRETVTEISVATSISEDKNEKKS from the exons ATGCATTTTGAG TTGGTGGTGCTGTGGCTGGTGGCAGTAGCTGCGGAGGACACGCCAGAGGTTTCTAAAGATGAACAGGATCTTGTAGCTGAAGGTTCCCAAAAAA GCCCCCAAGCGCAAAATAGAGAGGGACTTTCAAACTCCTATGGCGAACCTCTACCTCCCGATGCATATGGACCTCCGAgggatattattaatagta TTCCAGACTCGCCTGTACCAGTCCCGGTCTATGGAGTACCGGAAACGATATTCTTAGACACGCCTCCGGGTGCATACGGCCCTCCTGCCCCGGTGGTATTCCCCAACCAAAACTACGAAGGACCGCCGCCACCGATCAAGCCAAAACCCATTTATGGCCCACCAAAATTTCATCCACCAAAGATCAGTTATGGACCACCGAAACCAGTTTACGGCCCTCCAAAGAAGAGTTATGGACCCCCGAAACATAGTCTCCCAAAGATAAACTATGGGACACCATTCAAACCACCAAAAATCTCTTACCCCAAACTAGTGTATGGAGCCCCTAAGCCTATTTACGGACCTCCTAAACCCGTGTACGGTCCCCCGAAAGTTACATACGGAGCGCCACTCGATGTCCAAAACGTACAATTTCCTTTACCCCAAAGCTTTGGTACTATTGGCATTGGCGCAAACGTTGGTTCAACGTTCAGTACTGTTGAGACCAGTATTGGGACAAACTTTGGTTCAGTCGACCTACCGGCGCCGATATATGGAACTCCCTTCCCTAATCTCCCTGTAAACTTAAAACCGAACTTCCCCGTACCTTCTGATTCCTACGGCCCTCCCGGTCTACCATTAGGATCAATCGGACAGAACGACCAAGTCGTAGTACAAGACTTTGGAAGCATCGGTCATTATGGACCTCCACAACCGGATCCCAATCCTAGACCTCCACATCCAGGTATTCCAGCGCCGCCAACACCCCCTCATGTCTTGTACGATGGATGGAGACCAATCCCTGGAGTATCAAAACCTATAATTGACAACTTAGATCATTCCGTAAATATCCAAGGTCATATCGATCTAGACCAGTACGGACCACCGCCACCACCCCCACCAGTTATTCAATCGTTAGAAGTTCAGTCACTGCCTAGTATTCAATCAGTTCCGCAATTCTCTGGAGCTCAGATATCATCAGGGTACTCTACAGTGCATCAAGACGCTCTATCAAATATTGACTTAAACGCAATTGTGGGAGGGGATTCAAATCACATTGACCAATCTAAAACGGTATTTGAAGCTCATTACACCGAGAAAAATCCACAAGATGTCTCTTTCATTCAAAATCTACCGAACCTGAAAGCAACAGACGCTTACGGCCCACCAGAACCACTATCGTTCCCCGTGTCCATACGTCAGCAAGGAGCTAAAGGTTTAATTCCACCATCTGGTGTATATGGTGTACCACCAGGTAGCCAATATGGAGCCCCACCGCGTCCACTTCCCTCTAACCTACCAATTCCATACGGTTCAGTCTCTGGTGGTGGTCATTCATTAAACACAGGAGGAAATGGCCCCAGACATCCCATTAAATTCAGAGAGTCAGTACCAGAAGGTCTGATTCAGCAAATAGGACAAATATCACAACATAAAGACCATCACAGCATCGATCATTTAAAGGTGGGACCGGCATACTTACCTCCACCAGTAAGAGAAGTCAAAGATATTAATCAGCAGACTGGGAATTTCGGAGTCAATAATCTAGCTTTATCAATAGAGCCCACGAACCTCTACAGCCTTCCTCATGCTGGTAATCCTGTGAACTTCCAAGTACAGCCGAGCAACTTATATGGGTCCCCCATAGATTCATATTCCGTACCACTACATACTGTAGGTGATAATACAGCCTCTGGTTCCAGTACAAATGCTGTAACAGCAAGTCTGGATGGTAATATACTAGCAAATTTGAGCAATTTAGAAGCAGCCGCGATTTTGAAGCACTGTCCATATCATGAAGCCATATTAAAAGCTGCTCAATCAGGAGAAAAGATTCCAGCTGACTTAGCATCGAAATACGTAGCTAGTTTAAGCTCGCTAGGTgcaacattattaaaaaataaacaagtgcTTCTATCACCACAAAATGCATTTAACACTCCAGCACCTGGTGCTGAATCAGTTTCCTACAACAGTAAAGACTTGTCCACAGCATCCCATTCACTGGTGCAAACAATATTACCCAGTAATCATATAGACAGTGAAAAAACTGTAAGATCCACAGTTCAAAACGGAAAGTCTTTAGACGAGAAACAACACTTCAAACAAAACTCCATACAATCAGTTTCTGATCAAATCTATCAAACGTCTGAGAAAATTAAGAACTTAAGTGAAGAAACAAAGCAATTACAgcagaaaatatttacatcaaGCCAGAGTTTAAATCATGACACATTTAATATACCCATTGATAGCAATTCTCCATCATTCTCCGTACAAATCCAGTCATCTCAGGGAAAAGGTAAACCAATTATTCCTCACGAGCAGTTACTTTCCGAAGGTCTTCTTCAGAGCATCCTTCAAGCAATAGAACAACCGCAAATACCAAATCAACAAGTAAATCAGAAACAAGTGTTTCAAATTCAGAATTATCAACCGAATTTCAACCAAGACGGTTTAGTTCTTCCCGCCGGATACGAACCGATAGACCGAACAAAAAGCAAGGATCTTGATACACAAAGCTCGAATAAAGTACACATTAAAAGTGATCACACAGAGTGCGATTTAAGAACAGATAACTCCATACGTCATGAAATAGTCGTACCACCACCGGGCGTGAGTTTGGATAAGGTTGACGATGTCGATAATGATGtagcaatatattttgatCAGAAGGACAGAGAGACAGTGACGGAAATATCAGTAGCAACGAGTATAAGTGAAGATAAAAACGAGAAAAAGTCATGA
- the LOC123715308 gene encoding zinc finger protein 675-like isoform X1 has translation MNENSFIRNICDGCLSKDRVLKSFSYEFLYLYSQLLGTQIDVKTIKMCWECCAVLRKVEEFKKQIIKAQKCMLDLMENHSLSKLKQTKCLIIDYSSHEIENKDVKTEDESLYKSLGMQDISKQDISHNFYNNSETDLHKNNDVKCELFSHNYETEFDYVDTECIDVLSVDENIVKTLEEFDESDEEPLRNKKIKTKEKIKKETKKREKASGVVINSRVMKKLQQLNVNSDHLEMVLLSWEEVESERQATLQNPKFVRHAHKCHQCALGFNHACKLDEHMKKHQPSVGSVECDSCHIQCKDKQALASHRRRHRVRWRCVVCGGSWSRASVAADHVHRHHAGPTPTHTCNMCGHRDTTLGKLRNHIKKVHSGQHKCELCDKVFRDKTSLRKHLFIHSGVKEYSCSECGKQFLFKKAMEIHLVTHQSPAYMYCYQCDMTFKNQMSYNQHMKYNLKHIDPDKLKYACKLCDKKFVKAKRLEEHNMAVHLKITHIQCPVTGCTFACSSRAVLRSHRRAIHAQHVTSRNHVCDMCGKAYTTKKSLEGHLRMHSGERPFRCTKCPAAFGYESALYNHNKLVHLKHKLNRSRAQANSNWIEVPTD, from the exons atgaatgaaaactcctttataagaaatatatgtgATGGATGTTTAAGTAAAGATCGTGTCCTAAAAAGTTTTAGCTatgaatttttgtatttatactCCCAACTACTTGGAACTCAG ATTGATGTGAAGACCATAAAGATGTGTTGGGAATGTTGTGCTGTGTTAAGAAAGGTAGAGgagtttaaaaaacaaattataaaagcaCAGAAGTGTATGCTAGATTTG ATGGAAAACCACTCACTATCAAAACTAAAGCAAACTAAATGCCTCATAATTGATTATTCAAGTCATGAAATAGAGAACAAAGATGTTAAAACTGAAGATGAATCTCTGTATAAGTCACTAGGAATGCAAGATATTTCAAAACAGGATAtttctcataatttttataacaatagtgAAActgatttacataaaaataatgatgtaAAGTGTGAATTATTTAGCCATAATTACGAGACTGAATTTGATTATGTTGATACAGAGTGTATTGATGTTTTAAGT GTagatgaaaatattgttaagaCTCTTGAAGAGTTTGATGAATCAGATGAGGAACCCCTGCGgaataaaaagataaagacAAAGGAGAAAATCAAGAAAGAGA cCAAGAAACGAGAGAAAGCATCTGGTGTTGTGATAAATTCCCGAGTGATGAAAAAGCTTCAACAACTGAATGTCAATAGTGATCACCTCGAAATGGTGTTGCTAAGTTGGGAAGag GTGGAAAGTGAGCGTCAAGCGACGTTACAGAATCCGAAATTCGTGCGTCACGCCCACAAATGCCACCAATGTGCACTTGGCTTTAACCATGCTTGTAAACTAGATGAACATATGAAGAAACATCAACCG tCCGTGGGTAGTGTGGAATGTGACTCGTGTCATATTCAATGTAAAGACAAACAGGCGCTGGCCTCACATCGGCGAAGACATCGAGTAAG atGGCGTTGCGTTGTATGCGGTGGTAGTTGGTCCCGTGCAAGCGTAGCCGCGGATCACGTGCACAGACATCACGCGGGACCGACGCCAACCCACACGTGTAATATGTGCGGACATCGGGACAC GACATTAGGCAAACTACGAAATCACATCAAAAAGGTCCACTCCGGTCAGCATAAATGCGAACTTTGTGATAAAGTATTTCGGGATAAGACATCTCTCAGAAAACATTTGTT taTCCACAGTGGTGTAAAAGAATATTCGTGTAGTGAGTGTGGGAAgcagtttttatttaagaaggcGATGGAAATACACCTAGTGACGCATCAGTCGCCGGCCTATATGTATTGCTATCAG TGCGACATGACGTTCAAAAATCAAATGTCATACAACCAACATATGAAGTACAATCTCAAGCATATAGATCCAGATAAGCTCAA gtacGCTTGCAAATTGTGCGATAAAAAATTTGTAAAGGCAAAGCGACTTGAAGAACACAACATGGCGGTGCATTTAAAGATAACACATATACAATGTCCCGTCACTGGGTGCACTTTT GCGTGTTCGTCCCGTGCCGTGCTAAGGTCCCACCGTCGAGCGATACACGCGCAACACGTGACGTCACGGAATCACGTGTGTGATATGTGCGGGAAGGCTTATACT aCAAAGAAAAGTCTAGAAGGCCACTTGCGCATGCACAGCGGTGAGCGTCCGTTCCGTTGTACGAAATGTCCCGCCGCATTTGGCTACGAGAGCGCCCTCTATAACCACAATAAGCTCGTACATTTAAAGCATAag CTAAACCGTAGCCGAGCCCAGGCAAACTCAAACTGGATCGAAGTTCCTACagattaa
- the LOC123715309 gene encoding mitochondrial ribosome-associated GTPase 2 → MSLSFVLRHLKLSTKQIRNYCDYQPKALRSLKPKSTRATVQFYVDSCRVRAVAGKGGDGCISFLSSWCKEYAGPNGGDGGHGGHVIFQATHTKKSLNHCSSVITAKDGEKGYDKDCSGKNAQHVIISVPLGTLIRDSNGSVVCDLEQEGAMFIAARGGAGGRGNKFFLTDTEQAPNVAEYGAIGETVQYFLEVRSMAHVGLIGFPNAGKSTLLRAVTRARPTVAPYPFTTLRPHIGMIPYDDYEQVAIADLPGLIPGSHKNKGLGIQFLQHIERCKGLIFLLDGSNDPLEQYQALNYELTQYNVSLNERQRCVVINKIDLPEVKKSLPKIREKFNVIGISAKTGLNLQELLGIIRKMYDSV, encoded by the exons ATGAGTCTATCATTTGTTTTACGCCACTTAAAATTATCAACGAAACAAATTCGCAATTACTGCGATTACCAACCCAAAGCTTTACGTAGTTTGAAGCCAAAGTCAACTCGGGCAACAGTGCAATTTTATGTAGATTCGTGTAGAGTACGAGCTGTAGCGGGTAAGGGTGGCGATGGTTGCATATCTTTCTTGTCTTCATGGTGCAAGGAATATGCTGGGCCTAATGGCGGAGATGGTGGGCATGGAGGACACGTTATATTTCAG GCAACTCATACAAAGAAAAGTTTAAATCATTGTTCTTCAGTTATAACAGCTAAAGACGGAGAAAAGGGCTATGATAAAGACTGCAGTGGCAAGAATGCTCAACATGTTATCATAAGTGTACCTCTAG gtACTCTAATAAGAGATAGCAATGGGTCTGTGGTTTGTGACTTGGAACAAGAAGGAGCAATGTTTATTGCTGCTAGAGGTGGAGCTGGAGGTAGAGGAAATAAGTTCTTTTTGACAGATACAGAACAG GCTCCAAATGTAGCTGAATATGGAGCCATCGGTGAGACTGTCCAATATTTCCTCGAAGTACGATCAATGGCCCATGTGGGCCTTATAGGCTTCCCAAATGCTGGAAAGAGTACTTTATTACGAGCAGTGACAAGAGCTAGACCCACTGTAGCACCATACCCGTTTACTACACTAAGACCACACATTG GAATGATACCATATGATGATTACGAACAAGTAGCAATCGCAGATTTACCTGGACTCATTCCCGGTTCTCATAAAAATAAGGGATTAG GTATACAATTCTTACAACACATTGAAAGATGCAAGGGTCTAATTTTTCTCCTAGATGGAAGCAACGATCCACTAGAACAATATCAAGCATTGAACTATGAGCTTACTCAATATAACGTCAGTTTGAACGAAAGACAACGGTGTGTTGTCATCAACAAAATAGACCTCCCTGAAGTTAAAAAATCTCTCCCCAAAATTAGGGAGAAATTCAATGTCATTGGAATTTCAGCGAAAACTGGGTTAAATTTACAAGAATTGTTAGGAATCATCAGGAAAATGTATGATtcggtataa